TTTGTGCTCTATGGATGCTCCTACATCCAGTCTTTTTGTTGCAGCACTCACCCCCTCCACAGCCCGGGCCTTCTGCAAGACGCTGTCAGCGTCATTGATGTAGGTATTGTCTCCAGAGGGTTCAATTACAATATCTCCATATGGATAGTCCTGCATAATCCCGGTAAATAGAACCATCATTCCTCCGATCATTGATGGAAGGAATACTAAGTTCATGAAAATGAGGGAGAGGACAAAAACAACGAATATTAGTGTTTTTTTGTTCCCTCGTTTTATACTGCTTGATGCAATGAGGGCTCCAACCCTGACATCGTCTATCATACCAGAGACCTCTTATTCATTACCATCTTCTTTTTTGCCAGCAGAGTTATTACTATCTTCCATTAGCTGTTTGATGATTTCGTCTTTTGATCTTTTCATCCTGTAATTGTAGTAAACCAAACCACCAATAACTGCCAGGACAAGCAGGATTGCTACAGCGGTTCCTGCTCCACTGCTGCTTTCCAGAACGATGATGTTGATCTTTGTATCGACCTGCTCTTCACCAAAATCATCAATATAAGTGATGGTAATCGGTATTTCGTATTCTCCGGCTTCGTCTGCTATGAAAGTGAGAACTGCAGGCCCGTCCTCATCGGGATCCAGGGTTCCGATAAAGGATTCTTTTACCCCCTTGAATGGGTGATCAGCATAAACGCGGATTGAATTAATTGTCCTGTCGCCGGAGTTCTCGATTCTCATGGTCAGCTCGACGGTATCATCGACATAAGGAATTACAGGGTCTACCTTAACAGATGCCAGATTCAGGCTTCCTTTTTTATCAAGTACGGTTATCGTGATGTTGTGTTCATCACTTTGCTTGCCGAAATCATCTTCATATTCAATGGTGACAGGTATCCTGAATTCCCCGGATGCATTTGCCTTAAACTTGAACAAAGCAGTTTGGCTTCCATTGAGACCAAGGGTACCAATTGTTGAGTTCTTGATTCCTTCAAAATCATGATCCACTCTAACAGAAACGGACTTTGCAATTGCCTCCCCGTAATTTTCTATGCCCAATGTCAGATCAACTGTATCTCCTTCATAGATGTATTCGGGACTGGTTGTGATGGAAGAAACTCTGGGTTCTGCATCTTCGCCTGTTACCCTGACATCAACTTCGTAGTACTTGGTTGTTTCCAGTTCTTTATTGTCATATGTCAGTTTCATCTTAATGATGTGAGGACCGGGATTTGCATCAGGGGTCGTTCTCATGTGGTACACAAGATGCCTTTCACTTGTAGGGTATGAGAATTCATCAATTGTAGTTACGAGATCTTCAATTACTACGATGTCCGAAGGGATACTGATGATTTCAAAGGTAATGCCTTCAGGAGCCTTGGTTCCACAGCTCTCAAGATCGATAGCAAGTGTGAATTCTTCGTCAATGCCAACAGAACTTGGACTCAATTCCTTAATTTCTGCTTTTACGCATATTATTCCGTCAGTAAAGTCAGCTGAAGCCACTCCTGTAAATATAATGCTGAGAGCAAACAGCAAACAGCAAAGTCTAAAATTCAGATTCATCTTTTATTCACCTCTCCCCTGAGTTCTTCTACATATTCAGTTAATTTCTTGAAAATCAATTCTAATGCAGCCATTTGTTGATAGTAATTTTCGATAATACTGAGCATTTCTTTTGCATCTTCTGCATCACTATTTTTGCATCTTTCAATTATTGGAGGAAGGTTTTGAAGTGCTGGCACTACCATAGCCTGATTCTTAGCCTGTATCGCATTGAGGCTCATTTTCAGCATATCCCGTTGAACCGAGAAGTATAATTTCTTTGAGCCGGATTTTTTTGTTTTCTCCACCAGTTTTATTCCACTAAGCAGTTTCATTTGGGCACTAACTGCTGAAAGGCTGTATCCGGTCATTTTCGAAAGCTCATCCAAAGTCAAGGCTTCTGTTGCGGAATAAAGTACCGCAAACAATTTCGATGATAAATCATCAAGTCCGTATGACTTCATGCTCTGGTATACCACATTTTCAAAATCTTTTTTTGCTTCTTCCATTTCAATGCCTTATTTATTCTATTTCCAGTAATTACTGTATATTGCGGAAATTGTACTTAAATCTTCTGTTTGATCCAGGGCAGAACTATTCCAATCAGCTTATATACAAGTTTTTCACATTGAGGTTAGGTTTTTTCAAGGAGATGGAGTATGTTAATACGATCTGAATCGTCTTCGGACTACGTGGGGATATCGAAATTAAACGATGAAGCTTTCGGAAGACCAAATGAAAGCAAGCTTGTTGCAGATCTCCGCAAGAATCCCGGATTTGTCAGTGATCTATCCTTTGTTGCAGAGCAGGATGGACAGATTGTAGGTCATGTTTTGTTTTTCCCGATTACAATTTCCACGCCAACTGGTAGTGTGCAGTCCCTTTCCATAGCACCACTTTCCGTACTCCCCCCATGTCAGGGTCAGGGTGTTGGAAGTGTTCTCATAAGGGCCGGAATAGATGAGGCCGAAGAACTTGGTTATACTTCAGTCATTGTCGTTGGGCCATCTGAATACTATTCGATGTTTGGTTTTGAGCCTGCTGGAAAATGGAATCTCCGCTGTCCATATGACGTTCCGGACGAAGCATTCATGGGCCTTGAACTGGTAGAAAACTCCCTTGACATTGGTGGTGGAGTGGTCGAGTTTCCTCCGGAATATGATGATGCGATTTGAGAAGGGTTGCTTATTGTCCTGTTTTCCCTTTTTCAAAAGAAAATTATTTAAAACAGCATTAGCTTCTTTGTTCTCGTGCCAGATGATAATATTCGGGTAAGCCTGAGTCGCGACCTGACACTTTTTGATATTACGATGATTGGTATTGCCGGCATGATTGGCGCCGGTATCTTTGCATTAACAGGTATAGCTACCGGTATCG
The window above is part of the Methanohalophilus levihalophilus genome. Proteins encoded here:
- a CDS encoding COG1361 S-layer family protein, translating into MNLNFRLCCLLFALSIIFTGVASADFTDGIICVKAEIKELSPSSVGIDEEFTLAIDLESCGTKAPEGITFEIISIPSDIVVIEDLVTTIDEFSYPTSERHLVYHMRTTPDANPGPHIIKMKLTYDNKELETTKYYEVDVRVTGEDAEPRVSSITTSPEYIYEGDTVDLTLGIENYGEAIAKSVSVRVDHDFEGIKNSTIGTLGLNGSQTALFKFKANASGEFRIPVTIEYEDDFGKQSDEHNITITVLDKKGSLNLASVKVDPVIPYVDDTVELTMRIENSGDRTINSIRVYADHPFKGVKESFIGTLDPDEDGPAVLTFIADEAGEYEIPITITYIDDFGEEQVDTKINIIVLESSSGAGTAVAILLVLAVIGGLVYYNYRMKRSKDEIIKQLMEDSNNSAGKKEDGNE
- a CDS encoding GNAT family N-acetyltransferase; the protein is MLIRSESSSDYVGISKLNDEAFGRPNESKLVADLRKNPGFVSDLSFVAEQDGQIVGHVLFFPITISTPTGSVQSLSIAPLSVLPPCQGQGVGSVLIRAGIDEAEELGYTSVIVVGPSEYYSMFGFEPAGKWNLRCPYDVPDEAFMGLELVENSLDIGGGVVEFPPEYDDAI
- a CDS encoding GbsR/MarR family transcriptional regulator, translated to MEEAKKDFENVVYQSMKSYGLDDLSSKLFAVLYSATEALTLDELSKMTGYSLSAVSAQMKLLSGIKLVEKTKKSGSKKLYFSVQRDMLKMSLNAIQAKNQAMVVPALQNLPPIIERCKNSDAEDAKEMLSIIENYYQQMAALELIFKKLTEYVEELRGEVNKR